A stretch of the Desulfobacterales bacterium genome encodes the following:
- a CDS encoding glutaredoxin domain-containing protein has product MKIPGILIVFLLLMLTLGVSSAEIYKWVDENGITHYSDSPTRDNSDAFEVKDDTVPSSNPAPADRGPAPVKATKDTLDPSIFDILKNSPEEEIAAKAPTVEIYETDWCGYCNKAKQFFRSRGIKYKTYDIDRNPRAARRMMTMTNRRAVPFVVINGKGIQGYSEQAYLAALKN; this is encoded by the coding sequence ATGAAGATTCCAGGTATTTTGATAGTCTTTTTGCTGCTGATGTTGACCCTTGGTGTATCCTCAGCTGAAATTTACAAATGGGTTGATGAAAACGGTATTACCCATTATTCGGATTCCCCGACCCGTGATAATTCAGATGCGTTCGAGGTTAAAGATGATACCGTTCCATCTTCCAACCCGGCGCCTGCTGATCGCGGCCCGGCTCCAGTTAAAGCCACCAAGGACACTCTGGATCCCAGCATTTTTGATATATTGAAAAATTCTCCGGAAGAGGAAATCGCTGCCAAAGCGCCGACCGTTGAGATCTATGAAACCGATTGGTGCGGGTATTGTAATAAGGCCAAGCAATTTTTCCGCTCACGGGGAATCAAGTATAAAACTTATGACATCGACAGAAACCCGCGGGCCGCTCGTCGAATGATGACCATGACCAACCGGCGGGCAGTGCCTTTTGTTGTCATAAACGGCAAAGGAATTCAGGGTTATTCTGAACAAGCCTACCTGGCAGCACTCAAGAACTGA
- a CDS encoding Dabb family protein, with amino-acid sequence MINHVVLIKFKAGIKDADIDALEKILDQLPNKIVEIQTYEFGRDLLQTARSYDFALVALFANLEAVQRYQEHPAHLKALQQITRLSENILTVDFEGTDAGKIKKDEEGAILSRLGRI; translated from the coding sequence ATGATTAATCATGTCGTTTTGATCAAGTTTAAAGCGGGGATCAAAGATGCTGACATTGATGCACTTGAAAAAATTTTAGATCAACTTCCTAACAAGATTGTTGAAATTCAAACATATGAATTTGGGCGCGATCTGCTGCAGACTGCAAGATCATATGACTTTGCGCTTGTGGCATTGTTCGCCAATCTGGAGGCTGTTCAACGCTACCAGGAGCACCCCGCCCATCTGAAAGCGTTGCAACAGATCACCCGCTTAAGCGAGAATATTTTAACAGTTGACTTTGAAGGCACGGATGCCGGTAAGATTAAAAAGGACGAGGAAGGTGCTATACTCAGCCGCCTCGGCCGGATTTAA
- the ansA gene encoding asparaginase yields the protein MRKKVYIAYTGGTIGMKRTVDGYVPTSGYLERLMHNLPELKSDLLPEYDIGEYEPLLDSSNMTPEDWLRIANDISKRHNAYDGFVVLHGTDTMAYTASALPFMLQGLQKPVVITGAQIPLCKVRNDARENLITALLIAANFKIPEVCLCFGNKLLRGNRAVKIDSDSLDAFESPNFPPLGTVGIEIKIRWDLVLPPPKTRKTIKVAALSESRVAGLRLFPGISVDIVKNFLQPPIRGLILETYGSGNAPENRELIAALKSANDHGVIIVNCTQCMKGTVNMEGYATGISLAKAGVISGFDMTPEAALAKLSFLLNQKLSVAKIKKMMQTDLCGELTRP from the coding sequence ATGCGCAAAAAAGTCTATATTGCCTATACCGGCGGCACCATCGGCATGAAACGCACAGTGGACGGTTATGTGCCGACTTCCGGATACCTCGAGCGACTTATGCACAACCTGCCGGAACTCAAAAGTGATTTGCTGCCGGAATATGACATTGGCGAGTATGAACCGTTGCTGGATTCCTCCAATATGACACCTGAAGATTGGCTAAGGATCGCCAATGACATATCCAAGCGCCATAATGCGTATGATGGGTTTGTGGTTCTACACGGTACCGACACCATGGCTTATACCGCCTCCGCCTTACCCTTTATGTTGCAAGGGCTGCAAAAACCGGTGGTGATTACCGGCGCCCAAATCCCGCTGTGTAAAGTCCGCAATGATGCCCGGGAGAATCTGATTACGGCACTGCTGATCGCAGCCAATTTTAAAATCCCTGAAGTCTGCCTGTGTTTCGGCAACAAGCTGCTGCGCGGCAATCGGGCGGTAAAAATCGATTCGGATAGCCTGGATGCATTTGAATCACCGAATTTCCCGCCGCTAGGAACTGTCGGTATTGAAATCAAAATACGCTGGGACCTGGTCCTGCCGCCCCCGAAAACCCGTAAAACAATAAAAGTTGCCGCATTAAGTGAATCGCGCGTGGCCGGGCTGCGGTTGTTTCCGGGCATCTCCGTGGACATTGTTAAAAATTTCCTGCAGCCACCCATTCGAGGTTTAATCCTGGAAACCTACGGAAGCGGCAATGCACCTGAAAACAGGGAATTGATCGCGGCATTGAAATCGGCCAATGACCATGGCGTTATCATCGTCAACTGCACCCAGTGTATGAAAGGTACGGTCAATATGGAAGGCTATGCCACCGGTATTTCGCTGGCAAAAGCTGGTGTCATCAGTGGTTTTGACATGACCCCTGAGGCGGCATTGGCAAAACTGTCATTTTTGCTCAATCAGAAATTGTCGGTTGCAAAAATAAAAAAAATGATGCAAACCGATTTGTGTGGTGAATTAACGCGGCCCTAA
- a CDS encoding FAD-dependent oxidoreductase, producing the protein MYTFLFSPIQINSLQIKNRIAYPSLGLLYSTDGKLNDRYYNYFAERAGGGAGMVTVGPVGIDFIGSGAIALSLSHDDAIADFKKLTRIIKDGGACAWVQLFHAGAYSHPMFIDGQQPMAPSAVYSRYSQTTPREMTIEDILQTHENFAQAALRAKKAGFDGIEILASAGYLISQFLSEKTNQRTDNYGGSFENRVRFPRELIELLRKRLGPEYPLTIRMAGNDFVKDSNTDTETPEFAKVYETAGVDAINVTGGWHESRIPQLPMHLPRAAFAFLSLNIKKAVSVPIIASNRISDPASAEQIIRDGYADMVNLGRVLIADPQWPQKASEGRVEEIRPCVGCSQGCTDEVFSGRPVFCVGNARAGFEGERQIFISDSSKKVMVVGAGASGLEAAVTAASRGHQVEIYERDSDIGGQLWIAGAPPHKQEILEFIRYYRAQIKKHQIPLHLNTAVDANFVQAQNPDYIILAEGAEPTWPQIDGCDDPCVYPAWQVLKENPSLGNSVAIIGGGSVGLETALFIAAKGTLTPETLHFLFTYDAIDPKRLRELMFQGSSKVTVFEMLPRIGQDIGKSTRWIVFDNLKRYGIAVKTSAQVTSIRHGIVKFVKRDQVQERQFDNVILASGVQSVPGLSADIKKLGIPFAAVGDGLRLGKLNDAIHGGFLAALNI; encoded by the coding sequence ATGTATACATTTTTATTCAGCCCCATTCAAATTAACAGTTTGCAAATTAAAAACCGAATCGCCTATCCATCGCTGGGGTTGCTGTATTCCACAGACGGCAAACTCAACGACCGGTACTACAACTATTTTGCTGAAAGGGCTGGTGGCGGTGCCGGAATGGTGACCGTTGGACCGGTTGGGATTGATTTTATCGGATCGGGTGCGATTGCCTTATCGCTGAGCCATGATGATGCCATCGCGGATTTTAAAAAACTAACCCGCATTATAAAAGATGGCGGTGCCTGCGCGTGGGTACAGCTATTTCATGCCGGTGCTTATTCCCATCCGATGTTTATCGATGGCCAGCAACCGATGGCGCCGTCGGCGGTGTATTCACGCTATTCCCAGACGACGCCGCGCGAAATGACCATTGAAGACATCCTTCAGACCCATGAGAATTTTGCGCAGGCGGCGCTGAGGGCCAAGAAGGCCGGTTTTGACGGTATCGAGATCCTGGCGTCCGCCGGTTACCTGATTTCACAATTTCTCTCTGAGAAAACCAATCAGAGAACCGATAACTATGGCGGCAGTTTTGAAAATCGGGTGCGGTTTCCCAGAGAGCTCATCGAGCTGCTACGCAAACGTCTTGGACCCGAATATCCGTTGACGATTCGCATGGCGGGAAACGATTTCGTGAAAGACAGCAACACCGATACAGAAACGCCGGAGTTTGCCAAGGTGTATGAAACTGCGGGCGTGGATGCCATCAATGTAACCGGGGGTTGGCATGAATCGCGCATTCCGCAACTGCCGATGCATCTGCCCCGTGCGGCATTTGCCTTTTTATCCCTGAATATTAAAAAAGCAGTTTCAGTGCCAATCATCGCTTCCAATCGAATCTCGGATCCCGCCAGCGCTGAACAGATCATCAGAGATGGTTATGCCGACATGGTCAATTTGGGCCGGGTGTTGATAGCCGATCCGCAGTGGCCCCAGAAAGCATCTGAAGGCAGAGTGGAGGAAATCCGCCCCTGTGTGGGTTGCTCTCAGGGTTGCACCGATGAAGTCTTTAGCGGGCGACCGGTATTTTGCGTCGGCAATGCGCGGGCCGGATTCGAGGGAGAACGTCAGATCTTCATCAGTGATAGCTCCAAGAAAGTCATGGTCGTGGGGGCGGGTGCCAGTGGTTTGGAGGCGGCCGTGACCGCAGCCAGCCGTGGTCATCAGGTCGAAATTTATGAAAGAGATTCAGACATCGGCGGCCAGCTGTGGATTGCCGGGGCACCACCGCATAAACAGGAAATTTTGGAATTTATCCGCTACTATCGGGCCCAGATCAAAAAGCACCAGATTCCCTTGCATCTGAACACCGCGGTGGATGCGAATTTTGTTCAGGCGCAAAATCCGGATTACATCATCCTGGCAGAAGGTGCCGAACCCACTTGGCCACAAATTGATGGATGTGATGATCCCTGTGTTTATCCTGCCTGGCAGGTTTTAAAAGAAAATCCGTCACTCGGAAATTCGGTTGCCATTATTGGTGGTGGTTCGGTCGGTCTGGAAACAGCTCTGTTCATCGCCGCCAAGGGCACACTGACACCGGAGACGCTTCATTTTTTGTTTACCTATGATGCCATCGACCCGAAACGATTGCGTGAACTCATGTTTCAGGGATCTTCAAAGGTCACTGTTTTTGAAATGTTGCCCAGGATCGGGCAGGACATTGGTAAATCAACACGTTGGATTGTGTTTGATAATCTGAAGCGTTATGGGATTGCGGTTAAGACTAGCGCTCAGGTGACATCCATCCGCCATGGAATTGTGAAATTCGTCAAAAGGGATCAAGTGCAAGAGCGTCAATTTGACAATGTCATTCTGGCGTCAGGGGTGCAATCTGTTCCTGGCTTGTCAGCTGATATCAAAAAACTGGGGATCCCTTTTGCCGCGGTGGGTGATGGTCTGCGGCTGGGAAAACTAAACGATGCGATTCATGGGGGATTTCTGGCAGCCCTCAACATCTAA
- the fliN gene encoding flagellar motor switch protein FliN encodes MTEDKIKEDGQPAEENAAEPASGGNLENDGSTETETPPIEAEEDSTAISTSEESAALGNMQLDDLSDAANADPADDEETQAIEDFDLNLLLDIPLEITVELGRNRVRIQKLLELEPGSTVTLSKLEGEPVDILANDKLIARGEVVLQNKKYGIRITEITSRMNRIKSLH; translated from the coding sequence ATGACTGAAGATAAGATCAAAGAGGATGGCCAGCCTGCAGAGGAAAATGCAGCCGAACCCGCGAGTGGAGGAAATTTAGAAAATGATGGGTCCACTGAAACCGAAACGCCCCCCATCGAAGCAGAAGAAGATAGCACCGCCATCAGCACGTCTGAAGAATCTGCTGCTTTAGGAAATATGCAGCTAGATGATTTGTCTGACGCTGCAAATGCCGATCCGGCTGATGATGAAGAAACACAGGCGATTGAAGATTTTGATCTGAATTTGCTGTTGGACATCCCCTTGGAAATAACCGTAGAATTAGGCCGCAACCGCGTCCGAATTCAAAAGCTGCTCGAACTGGAACCGGGCTCAACCGTCACACTTTCCAAACTGGAGGGTGAACCGGTGGACATATTGGCCAACGACAAGTTGATCGCCAGAGGAGAAGTCGTTTTACAGAACAAAAAATACGGTATCCGTATCACCGAGATAACCAGCCGCATGAACCGCATCAAAAGCCTGCACTAA
- a CDS encoding prolyl-tRNA synthetase associated domain-containing protein, which yields MVDFYQYLDEHQIEYERYDHPPVYTVDDVKRLVPPLPAAKTKNLFLRDHKGRRHFLVIVPADKRVDIKALNALIGASRLSFGSADRLKKFLGVDPGSVTIFALVNDPEHSVELIIDESLWEQQAFQFHPLINTATLVISNDNLKRFLASTGHDVRTLGVPSQKQ from the coding sequence ATGGTGGACTTTTATCAATATCTGGATGAGCATCAAATTGAATACGAACGTTACGATCATCCGCCTGTGTATACCGTCGACGATGTTAAAAGACTTGTGCCACCGCTGCCGGCGGCCAAGACCAAAAACCTTTTTTTGCGGGATCATAAAGGCCGACGTCATTTTCTGGTGATTGTACCGGCTGATAAACGGGTGGACATCAAGGCGCTGAACGCCCTGATTGGCGCCAGCCGTTTAAGCTTCGGTTCCGCCGACCGCCTCAAAAAATTTCTGGGCGTCGATCCCGGCTCTGTGACGATTTTCGCTCTGGTCAATGATCCCGAGCACAGCGTCGAATTGATCATCGATGAAAGTTTGTGGGAGCAGCAGGCATTCCAGTTTCATCCCCTGATCAATACCGCCACCCTGGTGATATCGAACGACAACCTCAAGCGATTTTTAGCGTCGACCGGCCATGATGTACGGACCCTGGGTGTGCCTTCGCAAAAACAATAA
- a CDS encoding ornithine cyclodeaminase family protein: MPKNQLLYLSKADVEAVGVSMAEIIESLKTTFRAKGEGRTEMPPKPGIHPGGGDNFIHAMPAYIADLKSAGIKWVAGFPENHYKGLPYVTGLLIFNDVETGLPLAVMDCIWITAMRTGAATALAASYLARSDSSVVGVLGCGVQGRSNVEALNVLFPIKTVRAYDVNDDTVQSYAEEIQARFNLEVVPAATPQEAVSGCDIVVTAGPILRTPHATIQADWLDEGAFASLVDYDSYWDPAAINQVTKFCTDDTAQLRLYQQMGYFKNIPDIYADLGELASGQKPGRQTSEERTMTANLGLALDDMAVAPLLYQRAKKKKIGTWLPL, encoded by the coding sequence ATGCCGAAAAACCAGTTGCTTTATCTATCAAAAGCAGATGTGGAAGCCGTCGGCGTAAGCATGGCCGAAATTATTGAATCATTAAAAACCACTTTTCGCGCCAAAGGTGAGGGTCGTACCGAAATGCCCCCCAAACCGGGCATTCATCCTGGTGGTGGCGATAATTTCATTCATGCCATGCCGGCCTACATTGCCGATTTAAAGTCGGCTGGAATCAAGTGGGTCGCCGGATTTCCGGAAAATCACTACAAGGGATTGCCCTACGTCACGGGTTTGCTGATTTTCAATGATGTTGAAACCGGTTTACCTTTGGCCGTAATGGACTGTATCTGGATTACGGCGATGCGCACCGGCGCAGCCACCGCCCTGGCTGCCAGCTATCTGGCACGCAGCGATTCGTCGGTGGTGGGCGTGCTGGGCTGCGGCGTGCAAGGCCGCAGCAATGTAGAGGCCTTAAACGTATTGTTTCCGATCAAAACCGTTCGGGCTTATGATGTCAATGATGACACGGTTCAATCATACGCCGAGGAGATTCAAGCGCGTTTTAATCTGGAGGTCGTGCCGGCTGCAACCCCCCAGGAGGCGGTCAGCGGCTGTGATATTGTGGTGACAGCCGGTCCGATTTTAAGAACACCCCATGCCACAATCCAGGCAGACTGGTTGGATGAGGGCGCTTTTGCCTCCCTCGTGGATTATGATTCCTACTGGGATCCGGCAGCCATAAATCAGGTCACTAAATTCTGTACCGACGACACCGCTCAATTGCGGCTGTATCAACAAATGGGCTATTTCAAAAATATTCCCGATATTTATGCAGACCTTGGTGAGCTGGCCAGCGGTCAAAAACCCGGGCGCCAAACCTCTGAGGAGCGCACCATGACCGCCAATCTGGGGCTGGCGCTCGATGACATGGCTGTTGCGCCGCTGCTCTATCAACGGGCAAAAAAGAAAAAAATTGGGACCTGGCTGCCGTTATGA
- a CDS encoding FAD-binding oxidoreductase → MKKTHDVVIIGGGIIGSATAYYLIKADPSLKIAVVERDPTYEQASTTLSMANVRVQFTLKENVQISQYAIEMLSSFEEDMAVDGEKPKIYFRQEGNLFLVAVDGEKAARRAFDMQKQLGCRVEWWAPQQIREQYPLYDPQAFVGGTFGPDDGYFDSYGVLIAYKAKARSLGVNYLQDEAVRILISPNQVEGVQLANKGTLPAEIVINCSGAWASEVVKTAGIDLPVVPVKRQVFVLDTAYKFERPLPLTILPSGLYFRTETGGLVLLGKSMEDDPIGVAFTWDEKRFIDHLWPELAEFVPKFDRLKVVRGWAGLYAVNTLDGNAILGQWPELNGFYLANGFSGHGLQQGPAVGRYLSELILKKPLTLDLSIFTPQRILENRALSEIGLV, encoded by the coding sequence ATGAAAAAAACACATGACGTTGTGATTATCGGAGGCGGCATCATCGGCAGCGCCACAGCCTATTACCTGATTAAAGCTGATCCATCACTTAAGATTGCGGTAGTAGAGCGCGATCCGACCTACGAACAAGCGTCAACCACCCTATCCATGGCCAATGTGCGCGTTCAGTTTACGCTAAAGGAAAACGTTCAGATCTCTCAGTATGCCATCGAGATGCTAAGTTCCTTTGAAGAGGATATGGCGGTGGACGGCGAGAAGCCGAAAATCTATTTTCGGCAGGAAGGCAATCTTTTTCTGGTAGCGGTCGATGGCGAAAAAGCTGCCCGGCGGGCCTTCGATATGCAAAAACAGCTTGGTTGCCGGGTAGAGTGGTGGGCACCGCAGCAAATCAGGGAACAGTATCCCCTTTATGACCCCCAGGCATTTGTTGGCGGGACCTTCGGTCCGGATGATGGCTATTTTGATTCCTACGGGGTGTTGATAGCGTATAAGGCCAAAGCACGATCATTGGGTGTCAACTATTTGCAGGATGAAGCCGTCCGTATCCTTATATCCCCAAATCAGGTTGAAGGGGTGCAGCTGGCAAATAAGGGCACGCTGCCTGCTGAAATCGTGATCAACTGTTCCGGCGCATGGGCCTCAGAAGTGGTTAAAACCGCCGGTATCGACCTGCCGGTCGTTCCGGTCAAGCGCCAGGTGTTTGTGCTTGACACCGCCTATAAATTTGAAAGACCGCTGCCGTTGACCATCTTGCCGTCAGGTCTTTATTTCCGTACGGAAACAGGCGGCCTGGTGCTGTTGGGGAAATCAATGGAAGATGATCCCATCGGTGTGGCGTTTACCTGGGACGAGAAGCGATTCATAGACCATCTTTGGCCGGAATTGGCTGAGTTTGTCCCGAAATTTGATCGCCTTAAGGTGGTGCGCGGCTGGGCCGGTCTGTATGCGGTCAATACCCTGGACGGCAATGCCATTCTCGGGCAATGGCCGGAGCTGAACGGATTTTACCTGGCCAACGGATTTTCCGGTCATGGTCTTCAGCAGGGACCCGCGGTGGGACGTTATTTGAGCGAACTCATTCTGAAAAAGCCTTTAACACTGGATCTTTCCATTTTTACCCCACAACGTATACTGGAAAACCGGGCATTGAGCGAAATTGGGCTGGTTTAA
- a CDS encoding branched-chain amino acid ABC transporter substrate-binding protein, which produces MNRNLIMVLTCVFVITFAFGIQAKAMDKDVTLRPGEPVHIAYWVVISGPNTSLGTDVVRGIEIAMDDFGGQVKGFPIKLSGQDAGCSAEGGQAAATKLAADPTIVAAIGSTCSSAAKPGVPILWKAGIPSVSPSNTAPFLTDPNRGEGYGGYARTCHNDKIQGAIAAEFAFKQKGLKKAATIHDGSVYAEQLAQVFAATFKKLGGTVTSMEAISPNDTDMRPVLTKIATGKPDIIYYPIFIAEGGFITRQSKEISGLEKTVLFGADGMFSPDFYKAAGMSAVGMYHSSPDFAAFAGGYQTFLKTHMKKYGEKPIAPFHGHAYDATMMILKAIDKAAVKKGGNLVINRKAVRDALLATSNMQGLTGMINCDQYGDCADPKIAIYQTAKENVKELKMPEKPYWKPY; this is translated from the coding sequence ATGAATCGCAATCTAATTATGGTGTTAACATGTGTATTTGTGATCACATTTGCCTTTGGTATTCAAGCCAAAGCCATGGACAAAGATGTCACACTGCGCCCCGGTGAACCGGTCCACATTGCCTATTGGGTCGTCATTTCAGGTCCAAACACTTCCTTAGGCACGGATGTGGTGCGCGGTATTGAAATTGCGATGGACGATTTCGGCGGACAAGTCAAAGGCTTTCCAATCAAGCTTTCAGGCCAGGATGCCGGCTGCAGCGCTGAAGGCGGCCAGGCTGCCGCAACTAAACTGGCAGCCGACCCGACCATTGTGGCGGCCATCGGCTCCACCTGCTCAAGTGCCGCCAAACCCGGCGTGCCGATTCTCTGGAAGGCCGGTATTCCGAGCGTGTCGCCCTCCAACACCGCTCCGTTTCTGACCGATCCCAACCGCGGCGAAGGCTACGGTGGATATGCACGCACCTGCCATAACGACAAGATCCAGGGGGCGATCGCGGCTGAATTTGCCTTTAAACAAAAAGGTCTCAAAAAAGCGGCCACCATTCATGACGGCAGCGTCTATGCCGAGCAGCTGGCGCAGGTTTTTGCCGCCACCTTCAAGAAATTGGGCGGCACCGTCACCTCCATGGAAGCCATTTCTCCCAACGACACCGACATGCGCCCGGTTTTGACCAAAATCGCCACCGGCAAACCGGATATTATCTATTATCCGATCTTCATTGCCGAAGGTGGTTTTATTACGCGCCAGTCCAAGGAAATCTCCGGATTGGAAAAGACTGTCCTGTTTGGCGCCGACGGCATGTTCTCACCGGACTTCTATAAAGCCGCTGGCATGTCAGCTGTGGGGATGTATCACTCCAGCCCGGATTTTGCGGCCTTTGCTGGTGGATATCAGACCTTTTTAAAGACACACATGAAAAAATATGGTGAAAAACCCATCGCACCGTTCCATGGCCATGCCTATGACGCCACCATGATGATTCTGAAGGCCATCGATAAAGCGGCCGTCAAAAAAGGTGGCAATCTGGTTATCAACCGCAAAGCGGTCCGCGATGCACTGTTGGCCACTTCAAATATGCAGGGGCTGACAGGTATGATTAACTGTGACCAGTACGGTGACTGCGCAGATCCGAAAATCGCGATTTATCAAACCGCGAAAGAGAACGTGAAAGAATTGAAAATGCCGGAAAAACCTTACTGGAAACCATATTAA
- a CDS encoding branched-chain amino acid ABC transporter permease yields MLQRIRERITPTDVVMYLIGGGLLFLVIWGSIATLIKGTYTVRHWIDFVIFGLAQGSVYALIATGYTMVYGVLRMINFAHGEVFMSGPYTAYFVAAYFYRNDFLEAQPILCLGVIFLVSMAISVTIAFFLERIAYRPLRGAPRLIPLITAIGASFFLQYLFRGLYGSSFQAYPDIAMLEGHWMIGGIRILKFQAIVIVAAIVLMFALYSFVMKSRIGKAIRSVSEDKEASALMGIDVDKMISMTFVVGGAAAGAAGVLYAIMFKQVHFFMGFIPGIKAFTAAVLGGIGNIPGAMLGGIFLGLIESVGPSLFLDGLGIVAPYQLKDAIAFTMLVMVLIFRPTGILGERLAVKKA; encoded by the coding sequence ATGCTGCAACGAATTCGTGAACGAATAACACCCACCGATGTGGTCATGTACCTGATCGGCGGTGGACTGTTGTTTTTGGTGATCTGGGGGTCGATCGCCACTCTGATCAAAGGAACCTATACCGTTCGTCATTGGATCGATTTTGTCATCTTCGGTCTGGCCCAGGGCAGCGTCTATGCGCTAATCGCCACCGGATATACCATGGTCTACGGCGTGTTGCGCATGATCAACTTTGCCCACGGCGAGGTCTTTATGAGCGGACCGTATACGGCTTATTTTGTGGCCGCCTATTTTTACCGCAATGACTTTTTGGAGGCCCAGCCCATACTTTGTCTGGGGGTTATTTTCCTGGTGTCCATGGCCATATCCGTTACGATTGCCTTTTTTCTGGAACGGATTGCCTACCGGCCCCTCAGAGGCGCCCCGCGGCTGATTCCACTAATTACCGCGATCGGGGCCTCTTTTTTCCTGCAGTACCTGTTTCGCGGGCTCTATGGTTCCAGCTTCCAGGCCTATCCGGACATTGCGATGCTCGAAGGCCATTGGATGATCGGCGGTATCCGTATTCTCAAATTCCAGGCGATTGTCATCGTCGCCGCCATCGTGCTGATGTTTGCCCTGTACTCCTTTGTCATGAAAAGCCGCATCGGCAAGGCTATCCGGTCCGTATCCGAGGACAAGGAAGCCTCGGCCCTGATGGGCATCGACGTGGACAAAATGATTTCCATGACCTTTGTGGTCGGCGGTGCCGCTGCCGGTGCAGCCGGAGTACTGTACGCCATCATGTTCAAACAAGTGCATTTTTTCATGGGTTTCATCCCCGGTATCAAGGCCTTTACGGCCGCGGTTCTGGGCGGGATCGGCAACATCCCGGGCGCAATGCTGGGCGGTATTTTCCTTGGCCTGATCGAATCTGTCGGCCCCAGCCTGTTTCTCGACGGCCTGGGTATCGTGGCGCCCTATCAGCTAAAGGATGCCATCGCCTTCACCATGCTGGTGATGGTGCTGATTTTCCGGCCCACCGGAATTCTCGGCGAACGACTGGCGGTTAAAAAAGCCTAG
- a CDS encoding ABC transporter ATP-binding protein, giving the protein MAILKTKNLTKQFGGLVAIDSLDLEVKENSIHSVIGPNGAGKTTLFNCITGFYKPEFGEIDLMGHSLVGLLPDQIVRLGVARTYQNIRLFPALTAMENILVGLHTHLKARFLGIVMGSPGTRKEEKEADEESSRLLRFVNLGGKGELLAKNLPYGEQRRLEIARALATKPQILLLDEPAAGMNPKETQEMMDFIQHLRDELGITIILIEHQMKVVMGISETVTVLDYGEKIAEGTPAEIQKDPKVIEAYLGTGASAADAAA; this is encoded by the coding sequence ATGGCCATTCTGAAAACGAAAAATCTCACCAAACAGTTTGGCGGCCTGGTTGCCATTGACAGTCTGGATCTGGAGGTCAAAGAAAACAGCATCCACAGCGTCATCGGGCCCAACGGCGCCGGCAAAACGACCCTGTTCAATTGTATCACGGGTTTTTACAAACCCGAGTTCGGCGAAATCGATCTGATGGGCCACTCTCTGGTGGGGTTGCTGCCCGACCAAATTGTGCGCCTGGGGGTTGCACGGACCTATCAAAATATTCGGCTGTTTCCCGCCCTGACAGCCATGGAAAACATTCTGGTGGGTCTGCATACCCATCTTAAAGCGCGGTTTTTGGGAATAGTCATGGGCAGCCCGGGCACTCGCAAAGAGGAAAAAGAAGCCGATGAAGAAAGCAGCCGCTTGCTGCGTTTTGTTAATCTGGGCGGCAAAGGTGAGCTGCTGGCCAAAAATTTGCCCTACGGCGAGCAACGCCGGTTGGAAATCGCCCGGGCCCTGGCCACCAAACCGCAGATTCTGTTGCTGGATGAGCCAGCCGCCGGTATGAATCCGAAGGAAACCCAGGAGATGATGGACTTTATTCAGCACCTGCGCGATGAGCTGGGCATCACCATTATTTTAATCGAGCATCAGATGAAAGTCGTTATGGGGATTTCCGAAACAGTCACCGTGCTGGATTACGGTGAAAAAATTGCCGAGGGAACCCCGGCTGAAATCCAAAAAGACCCCAAAGTGATCGAGGCTTATTTAGGAACAGGCGCCAGCGCTGCGGATGCAGCCGCTTAG